Within Ovis aries strain OAR_USU_Benz2616 breed Rambouillet chromosome 11, ARS-UI_Ramb_v3.0, whole genome shotgun sequence, the genomic segment CAGACCAAGTGACTACAGTCACACCACCTGGCTCCCCAGCACCTGCCCTGGGCCTGGCGTTGGAGGAAGGGGTGCTGGCCCACTGGGTGGCTCCCCTGGCCTTTGCCCGCTGACCCAACACCCCGTCGGCCAGCCCCACTCTCACATACattagttatttttatatattcatatatatattatagttatatattaaaaagaggaaaaaaaaaaacttgcctgaTTTGAAACTCCTGAAGGATCCAAGTGGCTCAGGAAGTTTACTGTCCCCCCACCCACAAAAATTCTCTTATATAAAATCTTCCAGTGCGATCTTCAGGAAACCCCCGCGCGCCCAGCTTCCCCCCCGCCCCTGGATTGCCCCCTAGCTCCAGCCCAGCGCCCggtggcatccagtctcatctctGGCCGTCCATCGCCGCCATGGCTTTCTGCTGCGTGCTCCCCTGCTGTGCTCCGGGGGGCCACGTGGGCTgtgggtggtggaggtggtggaagcTGTGGGCCGTAGGGGAGGAGGGCGGGATCCAGGCGGCCTGGTGGCTGGGCGGGGACGAGGCCCAGAAGGGGCTGAAGTTTGCAGGGGGTGAGCAGGCCACGGCAGTCATGGGGCTGTTGCTGCTCTGCAGGCCCTCGGAGGCGCGAAGCTTTGAGAACATGGCCAGCGCGTCAGGGAAGTTGGGCGGTGTGGCAGGTGTGTTGCTGGGGGTACACATCTGCTGGGAGAGAACACAGGGGTTTCGAGGGCTGCCCAAGTGGGCCCCCCTCCCCAATCCCCAAGCCACAATCCGAGGTCCTACAGAGCCTGCCTTCCCGTGGGGCTCACCCAGGCCTGACCCTCTTTTATTTCCCATTGTTCAGTCCAAAAGAGGTTTCAATAGCACAAAAGCACTCCTTGCACGGAGCCGctaaaaaccaaaaacatggGGGCAGATTCCTACAATTTTTGTCAAAACcaaagtgtttcttttttgaaaaaatatttatttgcttggctgtgctgggtcttagttgcagcaggtgggatctagttccctgaccagggatcgaacctaagccccctgcattgggaacacagagtcttagctactggaccaccagggaagtccccagagagtGTTTCTTGATGCTTGGGAATGTCGCCCCAAGTGTCAGAAGCAAATGGTTAATTCCAGCCAGGAGCTGGAATGGTTAATTCCAGCCGAGACAAGGGAGGAAGCCCAGGGTACCACTGCTTAGTGCTTCAGCCTGGGTGAAAACCCAGCTGGCTCTTCAATAACTTGCCCTCAGATGTCCTGGGGAGGTCAGTCAAAGGAAGACAGCCAGATCCGGGGTCTCCCTCCAAGGCCAGCCCAGGGGGAGCTGTGCCTGCCTGGCAGCAGTGCTGGTCGGCGGGCGTCAGGGCCTCTGCCTCATCATCTCATTTCTCACGGCAATGCCAGGTCTTTCTGATTATTCTCTCTGTGATAGAGATGCGGAAACCGAGCCCCAGAGCTCAAATCAGTTGACCAAAAACACAGCacggcagggacttccctgatgggccagtggttaagaatctgcccccaATAcgggggactcaggttcaatccctggtcagggaactaagattgcacAAGCCACGGGGCAACTAAATCCGCCTGCCCCGATACAGCCAAATACTTAAAGCATACCACTGCAGGACGCAAGCTGAGCAGCCGGAACCCAGGGGACTCCTAGGTCTTCAGGCCCAAGCTCTTAACCTCTAcccagcccctgctgctgctactgctgctaagtcgcttcagtcatgtccaactctgtgtgacctcatagatggcagcccaccaggctccgccgtccctgggattctccaggcaagaacactggagtgggttgccatttccttctccaatgcatgaaagtaaaaagtgaaagtgaagttgctcagtcgtgtccaactcttagcgaccccatggactgcagcccaccaggctcctctgtccatgggattttccaggcaagagtgctggagtggggtgccatcaacTTCTCCGAGCCCCTACTCATCTGCAATTAGTTAATCTAGTGCAACTTCATGCCCAGGCCCCTCAAGGACAAAAACCAGCGATGTCAGTTTCCAGTGTCCCCGGCGACTCGTTGCCAGTGTCTGGGCGAGTCCACTCAGCCCCTCTCAGCCCTCTTCCCGGGGGTAGCTGCAAATATGCCAACCTCTGCTGTCTTCTGCCACAACCCTGAGCAGGGACTCCAGCCAGGAAGGGCAGGGGCCGGGCTGGTGTGCCGTAACTGGCAGTCTCCTTGCAAACACCAGGGACAGCAGACCCTCCCTCCCGCCCCTGCCATGTGGGGAGCACATAGGTGCCATCCAGGAGCACCTCGCGGGGGCCCAGGGAGGAGGCAGCTGAGAACATGGCCTGCAGAGCCTGTTGTGACCCCCACGGCTGCTTCTCCCTTTCCCAGGGAGCCATGGGAGCCCTTCTTTGAATTTCTCCTAATTTTAGCAacaccagcccctcccccaggcacAGGGCTCAGGGAGCAAGATGTGAGGACTCTTCACCTTGCAGTCGGAGCTTACACAGCTCTGCAGTTAAAAACCCCAGCCCCCAAATGGGGACAGGCCCACGgcagcggggggagggggggggcaaCCCTCTCTGATTAACTGGGCTGGCCCCTCCATCAGCAGCTAGGGCTCCAACCCGTGTCCTCTCTGGGGAGGCCACAGGACCCAGGGCAGCAGGCCTGGCCCCACCCAGAccacttccctcctcccttcactattcctccaccaccaccccccttccAGGGCTGACTTCTCGGCAGCAGGAAAACAAtgaatggggggtgggggcagaagccAATTGCATCACAGCATCGTGACCGACTTCCCCGTCCACAAGCCAGCGATCTGGAGCAGGCCTgtgcctgcctgcctgtgtgAGCTCAGGCAgcttccttaacctctctggagCTTCTCTCTGCTTCTATAAAGCCAGGGGTTTGGACCAAGTCCTGTGCAAGTCCAGCTCTACCTAACAGTTACGGAGAGCGCTTCCCAGCTCTCAAGCACACCCAGCGCCCGCTGCCCCCTCTGAACAGCCACTGTTTCCTGGCCAgtgtttttctcctcttcctaGCCCTTCCAAATCTAACCTGGGAGCCCATCCCCCTCTCATCTGGGAAGATGCCTCCAACTGTTGATGTCCAGTAATCTACCGGACTATTTATCAGTAACTCATGGCCTGGGGCACTTCTGGTATTTTTACGTaacattttcctttgatttattATCTGTTAAAAAAATGACCAGCTCCAAGAGGGCAGGGATGGTGTTCGTTCAGGTGCTGGTGAGGTACTCAATACATGGTACACTCATGGGAGACAACGATCAAAACCAGCAACAGGCCTCAAGGGAAGCTTCAAAAGGATTACAAACCCTGGGGATTTGCAGGGAAAGAGTAACAGAACCTAAAAGGATCACCAGTCCCGGCTCTCACAGGCGAGCCTCTCTGTTGAAGGCAGCCCAGAGCCGCTGAGCCGGAAGCCTGGGCCTTTTGAAATGACCAGTTGATGGAACAAACCTTGAGGCCCCCTTTGAGAGGACACGGAGGCAGCTTCCCCTCAGTCAGGTGCAGGTGGAGGCCCCCATGGAGATGAACCCCTCTTGGTTTTACCAAGAGCCTGGCTTCAACTGCCAATCCTGCCGCCAGCATAATTCTCATCATACTCCagggcagttttgttttttgatttatACACAACAGGCCATTCCAAGAGAAAAGCTGGTTAAAGGGGTCAAAACagaccccccaccaccacttgtCCTTTGTAACTAGATGAATACATGGCATCAAGAACAAGACACAGCAGAGGAGCTCCTGGCAGCTTCTCCAGGCAAACGGCCACTCTGAGAAGGGAGCTGTGGGCAAGTACACTGAGCGTGAGAAATGGCAAAAAATACACTGCAGAAGCCGCAATAGATCCGGAGTGTGTTTTACGA encodes:
- the UBALD2 gene encoding UBA-like domain-containing protein 2 isoform X2, which translates into the protein MSVNMDELRHQVMINQFVLAAGCAADQAKQLLQAAHWQFETALSTFFQETNIPNGHHHHQMMCTPSNTPATPPNFPDALAMFSKLRASEGLQSSNSPMTAVACSPPANFSPFWASSPPSHQAAWIPPSSPTAHSFHHLHHPQPTWPPGAQQGSTQQKAMAAMDGQR
- the UBALD2 gene encoding UBA-like domain-containing protein 2 isoform X1, whose translation is MSVNMDELRHQVMINQFVLAAGCAADQAKQLLQAAHWQFETALSTFFQETNIPNGHHHHQMQMCTPSNTPATPPNFPDALAMFSKLRASEGLQSSNSPMTAVACSPPANFSPFWASSPPSHQAAWIPPSSPTAHSFHHLHHPQPTWPPGAQQGSTQQKAMAAMDGQR